A window of the Butyricimonas faecalis genome harbors these coding sequences:
- a CDS encoding SusC/RagA family TonB-linked outer membrane protein codes for MKEIISEIRKTSDYDFVYRDVKLESFARRDVSFKDATVEQILTDCLKGTDLAYEINGKTIIIRRQAVNQEKGKTKVITGKVTDEQGNALPGVTVMIKGTSLGTATGADGEYRLEIPGGGEQILVFSFIGMKSQEIPIGSKNQLDVRLSEDSEHLEDVIVTGYFNKSKESFTGAVTSVKREELRKFGNVNLIEALKMVDPSFKIKENNARGSDPNSLPDFFVRGESSFMGNSNIPTFIVDGYEVTLQRVFDMDMERIESLTILKDASATILYGSRAANGVVVIETRRPASGKFTISYSNRTSLSVADLSDYDLMNAKEKLAYEQKAKLFDYTSVSSMEIEEYIKANVSKGVNTDWLAQPVRNAVSHSHSLYLEGGSDAVIYGLGANYNRNNGVMKKSYREVLGLSFDLTYRVREKINIRNSFEFSQTKVQNSPYGSFADYAAANPYNPIYGEDGKLVKTYPVHTGLSKKSSDPQYKNPIYNSTLPYKDEESIQTITDNLKIDYFFTPTLRLMGSISLTKTLGTSDKYLSPEHTSFSNESDAAKKGSYKQGMNKRFSYNINTTLNYTLNVHKHTLFSGVGLNVVDNQSSSSSFEATGFMDERFNEIQFAATYLDGGKPKGSEGTDRMVGFFGNINYSYDNRYFADFSGRLDGSSKYGKDKRFAPLWSVGIGLNLNNESFLKEYTWLSRLTVRGSMGLTGNQNFDPYVARTTLAFKDGYYYQSLGASFITYGNDKLEWQRSKKRNIGLDLEVMQRRLTIRFDYYNDLTSGLLLPVSVAPSLGFSSYTENFGEQRNTGYEFDVNAVIIRKKNLDWAVNISGTHNENSIEKISNALRSLNDETNALESDQTKAIAMYEEGESLNAIKVVRSLGINPANGKELYQTRDGKITEEWNYQDKIVAGCTDAKLEGNIGTNVIWKNFSLNLLFNYGFGGQIYNSTLAERVEGADPTTNADKRVLEERWQEVGDYTFYKNIADRTVSKASSRFVQDNDYLELSNISISYRFASESLKKFGISALRLGLNSSNLFYASTVKRERGIEYPFARQFTFSLNLNF; via the coding sequence TGAAAGAGATTATCAGTGAAATTCGTAAAACATCCGATTATGATTTCGTTTATCGCGATGTGAAATTGGAATCATTTGCACGGCGGGATGTATCTTTTAAAGACGCGACGGTTGAACAAATTTTGACGGATTGCCTGAAAGGGACGGATCTCGCTTACGAGATAAATGGAAAAACTATTATTATCCGGAGGCAAGCTGTAAACCAAGAAAAGGGTAAGACAAAAGTGATAACGGGTAAAGTGACCGATGAGCAAGGAAACGCGTTGCCGGGTGTTACCGTGATGATTAAAGGTACGAGTTTGGGAACGGCAACCGGTGCTGATGGGGAATACCGGTTGGAAATCCCCGGTGGTGGGGAACAAATATTGGTGTTTTCTTTTATAGGGATGAAATCCCAAGAAATTCCTATCGGATCGAAAAATCAGTTGGATGTGAGGTTATCTGAAGATTCTGAGCATTTGGAAGATGTGATTGTTACTGGATATTTTAACAAATCCAAGGAAAGTTTTACAGGAGCCGTAACATCAGTAAAAAGAGAAGAGCTTCGTAAATTTGGTAACGTGAATTTAATAGAAGCGTTAAAAATGGTTGATCCTTCATTTAAAATAAAAGAGAATAATGCAAGAGGATCGGATCCGAACTCGTTACCAGATTTTTTTGTTAGGGGTGAGAGTAGCTTTATGGGAAACAGTAATATTCCTACTTTTATTGTAGATGGTTATGAAGTAACCTTACAACGGGTGTTCGATATGGACATGGAACGTATCGAAAGTTTAACAATTTTGAAAGATGCTTCTGCAACGATTCTTTATGGGTCTCGGGCTGCCAATGGGGTGGTAGTGATTGAAACTCGCAGGCCAGCTTCTGGAAAATTTACGATTTCATATTCTAATCGAACTAGTTTGTCTGTTGCAGATTTATCGGATTATGATTTGATGAATGCGAAAGAAAAGTTAGCATATGAACAAAAAGCTAAGTTATTTGATTATACGAGTGTTTCTAGTATGGAGATAGAAGAATATATAAAAGCGAATGTTTCTAAGGGGGTAAATACCGATTGGTTGGCACAACCTGTTCGTAATGCTGTATCCCATTCTCATTCTCTTTACCTTGAGGGAGGGAGTGATGCTGTTATATATGGATTGGGAGCTAATTATAATCGTAACAATGGGGTAATGAAGAAATCTTATCGAGAAGTTTTGGGGCTTTCGTTTGATTTGACTTATCGGGTAAGAGAGAAAATAAATATTCGTAATAGTTTTGAATTTAGTCAGACAAAAGTACAAAATTCTCCTTATGGTTCTTTTGCCGATTATGCAGCGGCGAATCCGTATAATCCAATTTACGGGGAAGATGGTAAACTTGTAAAAACATATCCAGTGCATACTGGATTGTCAAAAAAATCAAGTGATCCTCAATATAAAAATCCGATTTACAATTCAACATTACCTTATAAAGATGAAGAAAGTATTCAGACTATTACGGATAATTTGAAAATTGATTACTTTTTTACTCCGACATTACGCTTGATGGGATCTATTTCATTAACAAAGACATTGGGGACAAGTGACAAATATTTATCCCCTGAACATACGTCTTTTTCAAATGAAAGTGATGCTGCCAAGAAGGGAAGTTATAAGCAAGGTATGAATAAGCGTTTTTCTTATAATATAAATACAACATTGAATTATACGTTGAATGTTCATAAGCATACGCTTTTTTCGGGTGTAGGATTAAATGTTGTTGATAACCAATCTTCATCGAGTAGTTTTGAAGCAACTGGTTTTATGGATGAACGTTTTAATGAAATACAATTTGCAGCAACTTATTTGGATGGGGGAAAACCGAAAGGTTCGGAAGGTACAGATCGAATGGTTGGATTTTTTGGGAATATAAACTATTCTTATGACAATAGATATTTTGCCGATTTTTCAGGACGCCTTGATGGTTCTTCAAAATATGGTAAAGATAAGCGTTTTGCTCCTTTATGGTCTGTTGGTATTGGATTGAACTTGAATAATGAAAGTTTCTTAAAAGAGTATACTTGGTTAAGTCGATTAACAGTAAGAGGTTCGATGGGTTTAACGGGTAATCAAAATTTTGATCCTTATGTTGCACGTACTACGTTGGCGTTTAAAGACGGGTATTACTATCAATCGTTAGGAGCTTCTTTTATCACTTATGGTAATGATAAATTGGAATGGCAACGAAGTAAAAAAAGAAATATCGGGTTAGATTTGGAGGTGATGCAACGGCGTTTAACGATTCGTTTTGATTACTACAATGATCTAACCAGTGGTTTATTACTACCGGTAAGTGTTGCTCCATCATTAGGTTTTAGCAGTTATACGGAGAATTTCGGAGAACAACGTAACACGGGGTATGAATTCGATGTGAATGCTGTTATTATTCGGAAAAAGAATCTGGATTGGGCAGTAAATATTAGTGGTACACACAATGAAAATAGCATAGAGAAGATTAGTAATGCCTTGAGAAGTCTTAATGATGAAACGAATGCACTTGAATCGGACCAAACGAAAGCAATTGCCATGTACGAGGAGGGAGAATCTCTAAATGCAATAAAAGTTGTTCGTTCTTTGGGAATCAATCCTGCTAATGGAAAAGAACTTTACCAAACTCGAGACGGCAAGATTACTGAAGAGTGGAATTATCAAGATAAGATTGTTGCCGGGTGTACAGATGCTAAATTAGAAGGAAATATTGGAACAAATGTGATTTGGAAAAATTTTTCGTTGAATTTATTATTTAATTACGGTTTTGGCGGACAGATTTATAATTCAACATTAGCCGAACGAGTTGAAGGTGCTGATCCTACAACGAATGCAGATAAACGTGTATTAGAGGAAAGATGGCAAGAAGTTGGAGATTATACATTCTATAAAAATATCGCAGATCGTACAGTTTCAAAAGCTTCAAGTCGTTTTGTACAAGATAATGATTATTTGGAATTAAGTAACATTTCTATATCGTATCGTTTTGCTTCAGAATCATTGAAGAAATTCGGTATTTCTGCATTACGTTTAGGATTGAATAGCAGCAATTTGTTTTATGCATCTACCGTTAAGCGGGAGAGAGGTATTGAATACCCGTTTGCCCGGCAGTTTACGTTTTCGTTGAATCTAAATTTTTAA
- a CDS encoding RagB/SusD family nutrient uptake outer membrane protein yields the protein MREMKYIILLGFILLGGACNEWLDVEPLGQVDAEKMFEDEKGCLQTLTGAYMLLASTEAYGEELTVGFVDEIVRYWNKASKAYDFDYQDATLVGRFDGTWGKMYEAIANLNLLLQNLKDSDKEKFENYNLIRGEALGLRAYIHLDLLRLFGPVLKEGLNQKSIPYREEFSNQLVTFMTAEEVLGKIEKDLLEAYVLLANDPIKEYGRKAGKNLDNKDLAFQYRGVRMNYYAVCGTLARCYQLKGNYSDALKYAKEIIDATTIFQLLKRDDIMDSKGANLMFERELIWSLYDEKLETKLGAKIYTYFKYTIDLPTRGFVYEDSGYGSVEDYRRVYWWQEAKISTSFWFLAKYARSYESNTSGTSISRKDITIWDKLLPMIRLSEMYYIAAEANLEIDTPEAYRLLNEVRVSRNLTPIPENLQNDKAALKEQIMYECIKEYWGEGKLFYEYKRLYRDIITREGNIRASRALFELPIPDSELEHGGN from the coding sequence ATGAGAGAAATGAAATATATCATACTCCTTGGTTTTATATTACTAGGAGGAGCTTGTAATGAATGGTTGGACGTGGAACCACTAGGACAAGTTGATGCCGAGAAAATGTTTGAGGATGAGAAAGGTTGTTTACAAACTTTGACGGGAGCGTATATGTTACTCGCATCTACCGAGGCGTATGGAGAAGAGTTAACAGTCGGGTTTGTCGATGAGATTGTAAGGTATTGGAATAAAGCTAGTAAAGCTTACGATTTTGATTATCAAGATGCAACGTTGGTCGGCAGGTTTGACGGGACGTGGGGAAAAATGTATGAAGCAATTGCTAATCTCAATTTATTGTTACAGAATTTGAAAGATAGTGATAAGGAAAAGTTTGAAAATTATAATTTGATCAGGGGGGAGGCGTTGGGATTACGGGCCTACATTCATTTGGATTTGTTACGATTATTTGGTCCTGTGCTAAAAGAAGGATTAAATCAAAAATCTATTCCTTACAGAGAAGAATTTTCCAATCAGCTTGTTACGTTTATGACTGCAGAAGAAGTGCTTGGAAAAATTGAGAAAGATTTGTTGGAAGCTTATGTTTTATTGGCTAATGACCCTATTAAAGAATATGGACGAAAAGCGGGTAAAAATTTGGATAATAAAGATTTGGCTTTCCAATATCGAGGTGTAAGGATGAATTATTATGCGGTTTGTGGAACTTTAGCTCGTTGTTATCAGCTAAAAGGCAATTATTCTGATGCTTTAAAATATGCCAAAGAGATTATTGATGCAACAACTATTTTTCAGTTGTTAAAACGAGATGATATCATGGATAGTAAAGGGGCTAATTTGATGTTTGAGAGAGAGTTGATTTGGTCTCTTTATGATGAAAAGCTCGAAACAAAATTAGGTGCTAAAATTTATACCTATTTTAAATATACGATTGATTTGCCAACACGAGGATTTGTTTATGAAGACTCTGGCTATGGTAGTGTAGAGGATTATAGACGTGTATATTGGTGGCAAGAGGCAAAAATATCGACATCATTTTGGTTTTTAGCTAAATATGCCCGTAGTTATGAAAGTAATACAAGTGGAACTTCTATTTCAAGAAAAGATATTACAATATGGGATAAGTTATTACCGATGATACGTTTATCGGAGATGTACTATATTGCGGCAGAAGCTAATTTGGAGATCGATACTCCTGAGGCTTATCGGTTATTAAATGAAGTAAGAGTTTCACGTAATTTAACTCCGATTCCTGAGAATTTGCAGAATGATAAAGCTGCTTTGAAGGAACAGATTATGTATGAGTGTATAAAAGAATATTGGGGAGAAGGAAAATTGTTTTATGAATATAAACGGTTGTATCGGGATATTATCACGAGAGAAGGTAATATCAGGGCTTCTCGTGCATTGTTTGAACTACCGATACCGGATAGCGAATTGGAGCACGGTGGAAATTAA
- a CDS encoding DUF4843 domain-containing protein, translated as MKRVYYILLLGIIFLSMFACSEAGKEMFEGPNSICFRFPTTSEDIEEYRKLDSSLIFREDTVVYSFAFDMEATEREICIPVQIAGFATEYDRKYKVTVEEYNGTQADVHYEAISEEQILGAGKTTDSLRVKFFRRDMDKVARKIGLRIKTGGDFVEGTQERLFFAVQVSDILEKPSWWDQWSDCFGTYHPIKYREWIKLYGGTGDLTGKDPDWWRASLELTLVLELQDLFEREEFYDENNIRLTIPCTH; from the coding sequence ATGAAGAGAGTATATTATATATTATTATTGGGGATCATTTTTCTATCCATGTTTGCCTGTAGTGAAGCAGGTAAAGAGATGTTTGAAGGCCCGAATTCAATATGTTTTCGATTTCCTACAACGAGTGAGGATATAGAAGAATATCGTAAATTGGATTCTAGTTTAATATTCCGCGAAGATACTGTGGTTTATTCGTTTGCTTTTGATATGGAAGCAACAGAACGGGAGATTTGTATTCCTGTTCAAATAGCTGGATTCGCGACAGAATATGATCGCAAATATAAAGTTACAGTTGAAGAATATAACGGGACACAAGCCGATGTTCATTATGAGGCAATTAGCGAAGAACAGATTCTGGGAGCAGGCAAAACGACAGATTCTTTGCGTGTTAAATTTTTCCGTCGAGATATGGATAAAGTTGCTCGTAAAATAGGTTTGAGAATAAAAACGGGAGGTGATTTCGTTGAAGGAACCCAAGAACGATTGTTTTTTGCAGTACAAGTTTCAGATATATTGGAGAAACCATCTTGGTGGGATCAATGGAGTGATTGTTTTGGGACTTATCATCCAATAAAATATCGGGAATGGATTAAATTATATGGTGGCACCGGAGATTTAACGGGTAAAGACCCGGACTGGTGGAGAGCTTCGTTAGAGTTAACGTTAGTATTAGAGTTGCAAGATTTGTTTGAACGGGAAGAGTTTTATGATGAAAACAATATACGTTTAACTATTCCGTGTACACATTAA
- a CDS encoding PKD-like family lipoprotein: MKKYLYIFITLLWVIGCADDDGNYSYSIVNEIGIDSIKDAYSLDQYDILEIEPYLNFKTGKDIEDLSFEWKVNNHVISTSRICDGIVTEDPSPSGSGGYNAFLCVTDNTTNLKYYKTFWVKVGTAYTNALYILSEDADGYAKLSMQRRDRENATLIHDVFEIANPLLGSLSKRPQQVYYYNNNFVILCAEGDRKMVAMNPKTMKLERIYGPEVIKGEYSGTFTPRSISLYMGGIIAAEEGLFTYNYMNNEALMRPIAGNYDFAVWADGNMQMDAYAWLSYDNTNYQFLRLHNGSGALYDEIIPITTDQFSTEGQKFLTAGHFGYEELRPVLYNAEEKKAYFYRLLMASSDWDPVTWLPMWSISYEKIMERENLIDENSVSVLGMNSLYWFIANGNKIVRIHGDGGEVRDLYTVPNGQVTEMILDSKEERLFVASSDGVNSWIYVLSVLVNDFGTLKEDPLQMSGKIVSMTKTGSWKF, from the coding sequence ATGAAAAAATATTTATATATCTTTATAACATTACTTTGGGTTATTGGATGTGCAGATGATGATGGAAACTATTCCTATTCAATTGTAAATGAAATAGGTATTGATAGCATCAAAGATGCGTACTCGCTTGATCAGTATGATATTTTAGAGATAGAACCCTATCTGAATTTTAAAACAGGAAAGGATATTGAAGATTTGAGCTTCGAATGGAAAGTAAATAACCATGTTATTTCAACATCACGAATTTGTGATGGAATTGTGACAGAAGACCCATCTCCTAGTGGAAGTGGCGGATATAATGCATTTTTATGTGTTACGGATAATACTACCAATTTGAAATATTATAAAACTTTTTGGGTAAAAGTAGGAACAGCTTACACGAATGCTCTTTATATTTTAAGCGAGGATGCTGATGGATATGCAAAGTTGTCCATGCAACGGAGAGATCGTGAAAATGCCACTTTGATTCATGATGTGTTTGAAATAGCCAATCCGCTTTTAGGAAGCTTGAGTAAACGACCGCAACAAGTGTATTATTATAATAATAATTTTGTCATATTATGTGCGGAGGGAGATCGAAAAATGGTAGCCATGAATCCCAAAACGATGAAATTGGAACGAATTTATGGACCAGAAGTCATAAAAGGGGAATATTCGGGAACATTTACTCCCAGAAGTATAAGCTTGTATATGGGAGGAATTATTGCAGCAGAAGAGGGGTTATTTACTTATAACTATATGAATAACGAGGCTCTTATGCGTCCTATTGCTGGAAATTATGATTTTGCAGTATGGGCAGATGGAAATATGCAAATGGATGCTTACGCGTGGCTCTCTTATGATAATACGAATTATCAATTTTTAAGATTGCATAATGGATCAGGAGCATTGTATGATGAGATAATTCCAATTACTACAGATCAATTTTCGACTGAAGGACAAAAATTTTTGACAGCAGGACATTTTGGCTATGAGGAGTTGCGTCCCGTACTTTATAACGCAGAAGAGAAGAAAGCTTATTTCTATCGTTTATTGATGGCTTCTTCTGATTGGGATCCTGTGACTTGGTTGCCTATGTGGTCTATTTCTTACGAGAAAATCATGGAACGAGAGAATTTGATTGATGAAAATTCGGTGAGTGTTTTGGGAATGAATTCTCTCTATTGGTTTATTGCTAACGGGAATAAAATTGTAAGAATACATGGAGATGGGGGTGAAGTTCGAGATCTATATACAGTTCCCAACGGGCAGGTAACAGAAATGATTTTGGATTCGAAAGAGGAACGTTTATTTGTAGCTTCAAGCGACGGGGTGAATAGCTGGATATATGTTTTAAGTGTTTTGGTAAATGATTTTGGAACACTTAAGGAAGATCCTTTACAAATGAGTGGAAAAATCGTTTCAATGACAAAGACTGGAAGTTGGAAATTTTGA
- a CDS encoding redoxin domain-containing protein translates to MKIIYIFLLGIVCVSCSSIGNYELTGVLPENSKVTEVYLLTQEGKGADTLARGQVKPNGSFTLKGKAEKCLLYLGMGKRGGRIYFYPEEGNYQLEKMGDDYQIVTGRNGVQAKLNGHLQKVKMNSDARMNLQQQMRQTGNEEVLDGLRKENEQLWKQGNDLLLEMVADFRNTDIAAILVQDNMWTLGYDFKVFTRAIEAMGNGPVSEVKEKVMEKYEEACSKQLTGKAPDFTLPDAKGKKVKLSDYKGTYLLIDFWASWCQPCRVKIRKLKKHYSRLQELGVEVIAISCDQKKADWLKALDEDQPMWKQLIVDIDINGSDTSDDYKVEFLPTLYLISPDGAVLDTNPGMEEIETFVKEG, encoded by the coding sequence ATGAAGATAATATATATTTTTTTATTGGGAATTGTGTGTGTTTCATGCTCTTCCATTGGAAATTATGAACTTACAGGTGTTTTGCCAGAAAATAGTAAAGTGACGGAAGTTTATTTACTGACACAAGAGGGAAAAGGAGCGGATACACTTGCACGAGGTCAAGTAAAGCCTAACGGAAGTTTTACGTTAAAAGGGAAAGCGGAGAAGTGTTTGCTTTATCTCGGTATGGGGAAACGGGGAGGACGAATCTATTTTTACCCGGAAGAAGGGAACTATCAGTTGGAGAAGATGGGAGATGACTATCAAATCGTAACAGGTCGGAATGGTGTTCAGGCTAAATTGAATGGACATTTGCAAAAAGTTAAAATGAATTCGGATGCAAGAATGAATTTGCAACAACAGATGAGGCAAACAGGAAACGAAGAGGTTTTAGATGGATTGAGAAAAGAGAACGAGCAGTTGTGGAAGCAAGGAAATGATTTACTTCTGGAAATGGTTGCTGATTTTAGGAATACAGATATAGCAGCCATATTGGTACAAGACAATATGTGGACGTTAGGTTACGATTTCAAAGTGTTTACTCGGGCAATAGAAGCGATGGGGAATGGGCCTGTTTCTGAGGTGAAAGAAAAAGTGATGGAAAAATATGAAGAGGCTTGTTCAAAGCAGTTAACCGGGAAAGCCCCGGATTTTACTCTGCCGGATGCAAAAGGGAAGAAGGTAAAATTGTCGGACTATAAAGGAACGTATTTGTTAATTGATTTTTGGGCTTCTTGGTGTCAACCGTGTCGAGTTAAGATCAGAAAATTGAAAAAGCACTATTCACGTTTGCAGGAGTTGGGTGTGGAAGTGATTGCGATATCCTGTGACCAAAAGAAGGCTGATTGGCTGAAAGCCCTTGACGAAGATCAACCAATGTGGAAACAATTGATTGTAGATATAGATATTAACGGGAGTGATACTTCGGATGATTACAAGGTGGAATTCTTACCAACGTTATACTTGATATCTCCAGACGGGGCGGTTTTGGATACGAATCCGGGGATGGAAGAGATTGAAACTTTTGTGAAGGAGGGGTGA
- a CDS encoding peptidase associated/transthyretin-like domain-containing protein: MKRCLFIFIFCGVLGICLVNEGYTQKVEIEGRTCQPDTVFFKIEGDLNNPQVMRPNLVIYYKALRRMENYLFIEDNQLQWNIKNGAEIYISENIFQYVCNRWNKDNELIKEGHSKIINKDGRYCVRTRYKYGIPQINVKVVDIHNELIVGVKMMVYDSLHQFVKDGGLTTTESRGTTHIDVPRYGKYHIKFSKNGYETMEKEVLLEDVQTRITPVFVMKSLPEFSGKLWWIIFGLIVLSLGIWVIMKKGRIFSRNGSLK; encoded by the coding sequence ATGAAAAGGTGTTTGTTTATATTTATTTTTTGCGGTGTATTGGGAATATGTTTAGTAAACGAAGGGTATACCCAAAAAGTAGAAATCGAGGGAAGAACGTGTCAGCCGGATACTGTTTTTTTTAAGATCGAAGGTGATTTGAATAATCCTCAGGTGATGAGACCGAATTTGGTTATTTATTATAAGGCACTAAGGAGAATGGAGAATTATCTATTTATTGAGGATAATCAATTGCAATGGAATATTAAAAATGGAGCCGAAATTTATATATCTGAGAATATATTTCAATATGTGTGTAATAGATGGAATAAGGATAATGAATTAATCAAAGAAGGGCATTCTAAAATTATTAACAAGGATGGACGGTATTGTGTCCGTACGCGATATAAATATGGAATACCTCAAATTAACGTAAAGGTTGTAGATATTCACAATGAACTTATTGTCGGAGTAAAAATGATGGTGTACGATAGTCTTCATCAATTTGTGAAAGATGGGGGATTAACCACAACAGAATCTCGCGGAACTACTCATATAGATGTTCCAAGATACGGAAAATATCATATAAAATTCAGTAAAAATGGGTATGAAACAATGGAAAAAGAGGTACTTCTTGAAGATGTACAAACTCGTATTACTCCTGTTTTTGTGATGAAGTCTTTACCAGAGTTTTCTGGAAAGTTATGGTGGATTATTTTTGGTTTGATTGTCTTGAGTTTAGGCATTTGGGTGATAATGAAAAAAGGTAGGATTTTTTCAAGAAATGGAAGTTTGAAATGA
- a CDS encoding sigma-70 family RNA polymerase sigma factor — MRYFSAKYVDDDATIEDVVQDAFLNLWEKRHEFKTENTIKAYLYKIVRSFSVDTIRRRNIANRYAEKIVFEKDDQEFFLENIVESEVFQMIQTVFNELSPACREVYQLSLHGKSHEEISQLLDISVNTVKKHKNNANHYMRERLKHVLSFLLYL, encoded by the coding sequence TTGCGCTATTTTTCAGCAAAATACGTAGATGATGATGCCACCATTGAAGACGTGGTGCAGGATGCATTTCTCAATTTGTGGGAGAAAAGGCATGAATTTAAAACAGAAAACACGATAAAAGCCTATCTATACAAAATCGTACGTAGTTTCTCTGTTGACACGATTCGCCGTAGAAACATAGCCAATCGATATGCCGAAAAAATTGTTTTCGAAAAAGACGATCAAGAATTCTTTCTGGAAAACATCGTTGAATCTGAAGTCTTTCAAATGATCCAAACAGTCTTTAACGAACTCTCTCCTGCCTGTCGTGAAGTCTACCAACTCAGTCTCCACGGAAAATCACACGAAGAGATTTCCCAATTACTGGACATCTCCGTGAACACCGTGAAAAAGCACAAAAACAATGCCAACCATTACATGCGTGAAAGACTGAAACACGTGCTTTCTTTCTTGTTATATCTATAA
- a CDS encoding SPOR domain-containing protein, whose amino-acid sequence MRIIVSVILLAFITISCGTNKRVYAPPFEEEETESVVVKENVRTTAQNPTKKTENTKPVVSREENVTMTHGDVLKRYNVIVGSFSNVDNAVRLQAKLNGMGYHSIIMKNSAGMSRVSIAGFDEEGAAREELLKVREQYPEFADAWLLISKQ is encoded by the coding sequence ATGAGAATTATTGTATCTGTAATTTTGTTGGCATTTATCACGATCAGTTGCGGTACGAACAAACGTGTTTACGCACCACCTTTTGAGGAAGAGGAGACAGAATCAGTGGTAGTGAAAGAGAATGTGCGAACCACGGCACAGAATCCCACAAAGAAAACTGAAAATACAAAGCCTGTTGTCTCTCGAGAAGAAAACGTGACCATGACTCATGGAGACGTGTTGAAACGATATAACGTGATTGTCGGTAGTTTTTCTAACGTGGATAACGCGGTGAGGTTACAGGCTAAGTTGAACGGGATGGGGTATCATAGTATTATCATGAAAAATAGTGCAGGGATGAGCCGGGTAAGTATTGCCGGGTTTGATGAAGAGGGTGCCGCTCGTGAAGAATTACTAAAAGTTCGTGAACAATATCCGGAGTTTGCAGATGCATGGCTGCTGATTTCCAAACAATAG